The following coding sequences are from one Propionispora vibrioides window:
- a CDS encoding MarR family winged helix-turn-helix transcriptional regulator → MEKHTITTPPNPRAQLGKALLEISDDVLDAINHTLKKYHISESKFTLLLLLFDTSTEQPLQPSEIADKLGIRRASVTKQLIWLEEHQLITRTVCLEDQRMVNVSITEKGYRMLDLVLPHYWQACANLTQKLTDEETTRLLALLIKIGL, encoded by the coding sequence ATGGAAAAACATACGATTACAACTCCGCCTAACCCAAGAGCCCAGTTAGGGAAAGCATTGTTAGAGATATCGGACGATGTTTTGGATGCGATAAATCATACGCTGAAGAAATATCATATTTCCGAAAGCAAATTTACGTTACTCTTGCTATTATTCGATACAAGCACGGAGCAGCCGTTACAGCCTTCGGAAATTGCTGATAAGCTGGGAATCCGGCGGGCATCGGTAACCAAACAGTTAATTTGGCTGGAAGAACATCAATTGATTACCAGAACCGTATGCCTTGAAGATCAAAGAATGGTTAATGTCAGTATAACCGAAAAAGGGTACCGTATGCTGGATCTCGTTCTGCCGCACTATTGGCAGGCTTGCGCCAATCTCACCCAAAAATTAACCGACGAAGAGACCACTCGTTTACTTGCGTTGTTAATAAAAATCGGTCTATGA
- a CDS encoding LysE family translocator: MFGIVHYEMFLIAGIILNITPGSDTIYILSRSIAQGRKAGIYSVLGITAGCAVHTVLAALGLSVILAQSALAFMLVKTAGALYLAYLGITTLLAKNSTLVSPTDQVMSIRETFLQGLLTNVLNPKVALFFISFLPQFIDPQNNYGIVPFILLGITFLTTGTLWCLFLVFGSSRVTVLLRQSSKAAARMNKICGGIYLLLGVKLLTAER; encoded by the coding sequence ATGTTTGGTATTGTTCATTATGAAATGTTTCTTATCGCCGGCATCATTCTTAATATCACTCCTGGATCGGATACCATTTATATTTTAAGCCGGAGTATTGCACAAGGCCGTAAGGCCGGTATTTACTCTGTTCTGGGTATTACTGCAGGCTGCGCTGTCCACACCGTGCTGGCAGCTCTGGGACTGTCTGTTATTCTGGCACAGTCGGCCCTGGCTTTTATGCTTGTCAAAACAGCCGGTGCTCTCTATCTTGCCTATTTAGGTATCACCACGCTGCTCGCCAAAAATAGCACACTGGTTTCGCCGACTGATCAGGTCATGTCCATTAGAGAAACCTTCCTGCAAGGACTGCTAACCAATGTACTTAATCCTAAGGTAGCTCTTTTCTTTATCTCTTTTTTGCCGCAGTTTATCGACCCGCAAAACAACTATGGAATCGTGCCCTTTATTCTCTTAGGAATAACCTTCTTAACCACCGGTACTCTTTGGTGCCTGTTCCTGGTGTTTGGTTCTTCCCGTGTGACAGTTTTACTCCGCCAGAGCAGTAAAGCGGCCGCCAGGATGAATAAAATCTGCGGGGGTATTTATTTGCTGCTTGGAGTAAAACTGCTTACGGCTGAGCGGTGA
- a CDS encoding tautomerase family protein, translating into MPYVNIKITKEGATPEQKAQLIQGATQLLIDVLGKNPRTTVVVIDEVATDNWGIGGETVTSLRKRA; encoded by the coding sequence ATGCCCTATGTAAATATAAAGATCACTAAAGAAGGAGCTACCCCAGAGCAAAAAGCGCAATTAATTCAGGGAGCCACGCAACTGCTGATAGATGTGCTGGGGAAAAATCCGCGAACAACTGTTGTCGTGATTGATGAGGTGGCTACGGATAACTGGGGGATCGGCGGAGAAACGGTTACCTCGCTGCGAAAAAGAGCTTGA
- a CDS encoding YbfB/YjiJ family MFS transporter, whose product MHSLIGGICALSLAMGISRFGFTPIIPLMQRDLGVTEWDVAVMASANYLGYLIGAYLSRKPWVREHLRTWLGAGVVISIILMISMPLTQNHFLWTLLRLGAGFLSAILFVVASVVTLGQGRSDRAGYLYSGVGIGIAFTGIFVPMFDSLGGWETAWLGLAMGGSAFGILAWCTLANMSRSESGEQEKARSSNLFIRDYTWYILLISYGLEGIGYIITATFIVQMIKSMPELSSIANQSWVLIGLAAAPSTYLWARLSQKAGIKASLMLAYGLQALGILLPVIMPNQLNTLVGGALFGGTFMGITSLSITLAHQLKPEASMQAIGELTTIYALGQIIGPIIAAYLQKNFGMMMPSLFAVVVLLFALLVLMTLRRNKKGGAV is encoded by the coding sequence ATGCACAGCCTTATCGGGGGGATTTGTGCTCTCAGCTTAGCCATGGGAATCTCACGTTTTGGCTTCACACCCATTATTCCTTTGATGCAAAGAGACCTGGGTGTAACCGAATGGGATGTGGCAGTCATGGCTTCAGCAAACTATCTGGGCTATTTGATTGGCGCTTACCTTTCGCGAAAACCGTGGGTTCGAGAGCATTTGCGGACCTGGTTAGGAGCAGGAGTAGTCATCAGTATTATTTTAATGATCAGTATGCCGCTCACGCAAAATCATTTTCTTTGGACTTTGCTGCGGTTGGGCGCCGGCTTTCTGAGCGCTATTTTGTTTGTTGTTGCCTCTGTTGTTACCCTGGGACAAGGACGAAGCGACCGGGCAGGATATCTGTATAGCGGGGTGGGTATTGGCATTGCCTTTACCGGTATATTTGTGCCTATGTTTGATAGCCTGGGCGGCTGGGAAACTGCCTGGCTGGGCTTGGCAATGGGAGGGAGTGCATTTGGAATTCTCGCCTGGTGTACGCTGGCGAACATGTCGCGCTCTGAATCGGGAGAGCAGGAAAAGGCACGAAGCAGCAATCTATTTATACGGGATTATACCTGGTACATTCTTCTCATCAGTTACGGACTGGAGGGTATTGGCTATATCATAACCGCCACCTTTATTGTGCAAATGATCAAATCAATGCCAGAACTCAGTTCGATTGCGAATCAAAGCTGGGTGCTTATCGGCTTGGCGGCAGCTCCCTCAACGTATCTTTGGGCGCGGCTGTCCCAAAAGGCCGGTATCAAAGCCAGCCTGATGCTGGCTTATGGACTGCAGGCCCTGGGCATACTGCTGCCGGTCATCATGCCCAATCAGCTGAATACCTTAGTGGGAGGCGCTTTATTTGGCGGAACCTTTATGGGAATAACCAGTCTTTCGATCACGTTGGCGCATCAACTGAAACCGGAAGCATCCATGCAGGCGATTGGAGAATTGACGACCATTTATGCCCTGGGTCAGATTATCGGCCCGATCATAGCCGCGTATTTACAAAAAAACTTTGGGATGATGATGCCCAGCCTATTTGCCGTTGTGGTTTTATTGTTTGCCCTGCTGGTGTTGATGACATTAAGAAGGAATAAGAAAGGCGGTGCGGTTTAA